A genomic window from Ursus arctos isolate Adak ecotype North America unplaced genomic scaffold, UrsArc2.0 scaffold_25, whole genome shotgun sequence includes:
- the LOC113246563 gene encoding 40S ribosomal protein SA-like: protein MLAREVLHMRGTISREHPWEVMPDLYFYRDPEEIEKEEQAAAEKAVTKEEFQGEWTAPAPEFTATQPEVADWSEGVQVPSVPIQQFPTEDWSAQPATEDWSAAPTAQATEWVGTTTEWS, encoded by the coding sequence ATGCTGGCCAGGGAAGTTCTGCACATGCGTGGCACCATTTCCCGTGAACACCCATGGGAGGTCATGCCTGATCTCTACTTCTACAGAGATCCTGaagagattgaaaaggaagagcagGCTGCTGCTGAAAAGGCTGTGACCAAGGAGGAATTTCAGGGTGAATGGACTGCTCCAGCTCCTGAGTTCACTGCTACTCAGCCTGAAGTCGCAGACTGGTCTGAAGGCGTGCAGGTGCCCTCTGTGCCAATTCAGCAGTTCCCGACTGAAGACTGGAGCGCCCAGCCGGCCACTGAAGACTGGTCTGCAGCTCCTACTGCTCAGGCCACTGAATGGGTAGGAACAACCACTGAGTGGTCTTAA